TCAAAAGTAAGACTTACAACATACATGTTATAACAGGAATTCTCCATGTGGTTAGCATTTTGAACTCTCCTAACAGTGTGAGACAACAGGAAGTCAAACATGATCCCATCTGTATTATAAGGAGAGCCTGGAGAATCATCTATGTCTTTGTTATCTGCTCAATGTGTCTGGTAGGTTCAGCAGAGATACAGTCATGACTTGTTTCCAAATGTCCAGACTCCCTCACTTGCCCACCACCATTACCTAAGTGCTGAGTATTCAAAGAAAAACTGCAGGTGACCCTTTACTTCTCTCTGGTCCCTTTACCAAATCCTTTCATCACTTATGACATTACTTGTTAATAATCCACATtccaaaaagaaaactgcaggtaCACAAGTTTGTGAATTTTCACTaaaccaaataaattttaaaatagataaaacactCAAATTCCTGTGAAACAAACTTTGGTTTTCACAATCAGAACATTTTAGAATTACTCAGACACGAGAATTGAAAATGCATATGCTATCTGGAAGAGAACTACTGAATTTATTCTCCAGGAGAAAAGCAGACCTGAAGCATCACATTACTGACAAGTTCTTATCTTCTAAACTTCAACGAAAGCTGCTTGTACAAACTATTTAATGAGTATCTGCCCCTATTAAACAAGCCAGATATCTGATGTATTAAGGAAGTCAGAAgctgagtcacttcacttcttcCTGTTGCCTCCAGTTGCTAGAATAGTGGCAACACGCATAAATATGTTTAATGTATCCATGTAGATTCCCAGCATCCTAGAAAAGAAATTATGTCCATTAAATATGATGTAGTTCTTATAACAATGACAAAAACTACTCCTTAATGAAGTAGAGAAAGAGCAATACTGATTATATGTCCTAGATAgatgaaatggaaatttaaaaaaaagatgtcaacTAAGgaagtcctgggcttccctggtggctcaacggtaaagaatctgtctgctaattcaggagatgtgggttcaatccttgggtctggaagattccctagagacggaaacggcaacccactccagtattcttgcctggaatatcccagggagagaggagctcGGCAGGCTATAGTTGGTGGGGCTGCAAAAGAGCCGGGccacttggcgactgaacaacaaaaaaggaagtcTTAGACTAGAAAACTGTCAAGATTTTCTTTTGGCAGATTAATCTTTGTTGAAgggcagttttaaaaaaaactttatattctCTGGTACTCTTGAGTAcagttattttgttaaaaataaaagaaaagggtGATAGACAATGAACTAATCTAAACAAGACCAAAGAAACACCTTTACAAAAATGTGTTAGACACAAGTCtggcattttaaaacatatttcctCATTGCCTCCCTGCATCACCTCCAAAGAAACTTGCTACAAATCTGTAAGCACTATaggaacacttaaaaaaatacattttttctttacttttaaagtCTGTTAAATATAGACTACAAAAATAATTTACTGACAAGAGTTTTATAAGGCTAATTAACAAAAATAGGTACAATACTCTGAATCAACTGAATACACACCTAATTATCACACTTAGTTGCAATATAATCAAACGTTCCGTGTACACATAGCTTACTAAGGAGAGACCAGACCAAAAAATTAATAgcaataaaatactaaaattcaACATGGTTGCAGGCTGAACTCAAAAGATACGTCAAGTCCTAATCTGTGTtatctgtgaatgtgaccttattttcGGGTCTTTGTGAATGTAATTAAGATGTGAATTAAGAAGAGGTAACACTGGAGAAGGGTGAACCTTAGTCCAATATGGCACCATTATGAGAGACATaatatgctgggaaagattgaaggcagaaggagaaggggacgacagaggatgagatggttggatggcatcaccgactcatgttgctgtccatggggttgcagagagttggacacaactgagtgactgaactgaacggatgagagacagagacacagggagCACATCACATGAACACAGgagcagaggtcagagtgatgAACGCTAAGGAACGCCAAGGATGGCTGGTCACAAcaagaagccaggagagaggcatggGCCAGATGCTCCCCTGGAACCCTCAGAAGGTAACAGCCCCGAGGATACCCTGATGTCACACTTCTGGACTCTGGAACAGAATAAACTTGTTGTAAATCACCCAGTttataatttgttacagcagcccctgGAAACTAACAGTCATAAAACAAAATAGGCCAAACCAACACAAACATCCTTATGCAACAAAGAAAGACATTCAAGGCTACTTACGAATTGATGGGATCATATTTCTGAACTCCATACATTGGTACTACTTCTGCACGCTTAATTACTTTCTGTGTATCATACAGAAGAAACATGCTGAAAAGAGCTAATCCACCATAAACTGCCACTGAGTACAGAGTGGCACCAGCCACAGTGGTGGGTGGAAGAAACATCGACCCTGAAATCAAAAcgggaaaaaaattcttttgaaagGATTTTTCTGTAACTAGGATTTATAATCAACATTACTCACAGAACTTTTTCTTTGGTATACTGCACAGGTAAGGAAACATTTGAGTAAGTGCACTGCTAGTTTTAAATACATTTAGTTCAAAACCCATTATACTCACTCCTGCATTGGGTCACTTGTTATTGGGTAACCAATAGAATTTCAGAGCTTACTGTTAAACAGCAGGACTACAAAGTCTTCTCCTCATTTAGCTAACAGAAGCCCCAAAGCTCCTAAGGTAAAACTTATACCTATCCAAATTCTAACACTTGTTATTGGGTCACTTCCTATTATGTGGATAATAGGAAGGTTCCTGCATCAGAGAAATTTTCATGTTCTCCAGACCAACTTTCTCATTTAAGATGCATTTGGTAAAACCAGTAATAATGGTTTGCCATTATGCCAAATGAGTAAATCCAGTCAAACTGGCATATATCTTTTaatcaactttaaaaaaggaCATTTACTACAGTCTCTCCATCAGAATACCAGGGTATGTTAGATGATTTCAGGACATCAAGAACCAAGTGTCAAAGCACAGTGGCTTACCTAGTGAGGACACAAAGACGACACCGAGGCCCACGCCCAGGGGCGCCCCCATGTTCAGAAACTTCTCACTGGGTGCACACATGGCCACGGTGGAGAGGCCTCCCACAATGCCAGCCGTGTACCATGCAGCTCTGACGAGAAGAGGCCCCCCTAGTATCGTCAGCGGAGCCACCACAGCACCCATCACACCTGGAGAAAGAGCAAGTGGGCACTTAAGCATTTACTACATAACAACCAAAAGGAAAATGCTTCTAACTAACCTGCCTTTTGAACATATTAGAGCTTACTGTTCAACAACAGGACTACAAAGTCTTCTCTTCATTTAGCTAACAGTAGCCCCAAAGCTCCTAAGCTAAAACTTATACCTATCCAAATTCTAAATCACAACAGTAAGACCATTTCTAGCCAAATAGTCAATACTCACAAGTATAAATACTAGTCTAGATTTTTAGTAACCTTGTCAAATTCAATGTAGCTCATTATTTGGATCTGAGTCTACCAAGTTTTTACAATAACATTCACATTTAGAAGAAATGAGATggcttaaaataactttttaaaaaagcagcaaATGCATACTAtgttataaataattttcttcttaaaagcaGGATACTggtattaaaagaaaatactggGATCTCTGCCCTCCCATTCACTAAAGTTCTGTCCTGTAAAGCTCCATGGAAAATACCTATGGTTGAATTACCTAAGACCTGCTGGGAGAGAGACTTGAAAGCCAAGGTTGGGAAGTCATGCTGTCTCATATTCACCCAAACAAAGACAGCACATGAATATAAATGATGTATTTCACACTGGAAATTCATCATATTGGGTGCCCACAACCTAATTTCCATGTACTAACCCATGTTAAAAACATTTCCCGTCTCCTTCCCTGGAAGTTTCACGGTAATGCTTATAGAATTTGTCTTATTTTGCGGTAGGGAACAAGCATCTAAGAAGTGTTTTTGTTCTGCACCTGGCTGGCTCTTTACTCAACCCAGAGGCAGATACTTGTCATGGAAAATACTTTATGTAAACAAGCATGTGTTGTTCCATAATTAAGGAGACTATTACAAATACCTCAAAGAATAATAAAACTGTTCCAGAATACCAGGGTTGGACAGCCTCTGCCTTGCCGACAGTAACTTTGGGTCAAGAACTATCTAAATAAATATCGATCCAACTAATGGTGTCACATGAGCTGTACAGAAGTACAGCTAATTAGAAGTACATTTCCAAAGATCTTTTTGATTGCTTTCTTCCCTATATTCCACTGCAAAAACCTCTGCTCTTATTTTTACCTCCTCTTTCCCTGGTGGAGAccttcagttttttattttctgaaagataCACAATAAGAGCAATTCCTAAGTGATGTGTACCAGATCTGAAATCCTCCTGGTATTagacaaaatacataaaaagaaaccTCTGCCTATCTAGGCTATTACCTGAGAATAGTGTAACACCAGGGCTGTCCACAGTCTTAGTATCAGAAATATTAACTTGCCAGAATGGAGCTCTGGCAATAATACAACCAGAAATAAGAGCAGGAAACTAAGTGTTTAGTAGACATGAGGCTTAATTCAATTGTGTGTGTATCATTTATGACTGTGAAGAGCCCCCAAAAGAGGTAGTATTTAAGACTgtttaataacaattttaaaacataccAGAATGGAGTAACCAAGCAAGGTGCTTTGGGCCTGGGCTCTGCTCATATGATATTGACTGTACCAGCATTCCAGCTCCAATCATGGCTGCAAAGGTTGCACCAATGGTCTGAAAGACATGTATTACTAAGAAAAACCAATCCTTACACAACAACAAAGCAGAACCCACAAGTTCCAAGTTCAGTTAGTCCTTCCAATAGACTAtgcttaaaaagataaagaataatAAACAGAATCCTTTATTTTTCTAGCACATTAAAAGGCCTTGTGCTTACTTCAGTTTGATTAAATTAGCAAGAGCACCCCCTACTGTCATACATAAAGTTTTGCAGACAACTTTAAGTAAACGAGCttttattctgggcttccctggtggtccagtggttaggaatccaccctGCAATGCTAGGGGACACctatttgatccctggtctgggagtatcccacatgccacgaagtaactaggcctgtgcaccacaactgctgggccagtgttctagagcccaggagccacagctaccgagcccacgagccacagctaccgagcccacatgcctagagcctgtgctccacgacaaaagaagccacagcaacgagcggtcacgcaccacaactagagtgggCCCCGCATGCggcaactagagagcccatgtgcagcaacaaggacccaccACAGtcgaataaataaatatgtaaaaataaatctttaaaaaattttattcctgTTAGACAGAGGTGTAACAAAACCACTTTAAAAATCCCAGAACAATTATTTTAGATTACATTTATTTTGGCATAGCACCAACATTAAAAACAATGTCATGATATACCAATTAGAACATATATGGTACACTGCCTTAAACTCTATTCTCTaaatgaaaacttgaaaaataggAGCACataaaaaagatgagaaataaagAGTCTTCGTTTCTATCCTCCCAGTTTTTTGGCTGAATTGGCCCTCATCCCTCTTCTTTGCCTGTGTTAGATTTCCACtgtaatacatttatatattctgTGTGCACAAGAAAGAAATGTTTGTAAAGCAAGAAAGATGATAATCTTCAGGAAATTTAAGGCAGAAATTGCATACTTGCAGCCCTTTGGCAAGATTAGGCAGCAGACATTTTGTTTGGCCAActattcaaacaaacaaacaaaagtgaatTCATTTAGTTGGgaaggctttctctagatgcCAACAATCCCGTGTAGCATACCAGGCCTGCCTCACTCATCTGCCTCATCTGTCTGAACCAAGGACATCTGAATGGTCAACCCCTGTGGTAAAGTACAGGTAAATGTAACAGCTATTTTTGCTGAGAATGGGAAAGTCTTCACTCATAATACAGAATAGCACACTGGATTCTACTCCAACATCTTCCAACAGAGAAACAATTCCGTTCATGGATCTCTGCATTTTCAGGGTATTTAACACaactgtgtatttttcttttaaaattcttcatgaCGCAGGTCCATTTTTTGCCTTTTACGTTCCCATACTCTACACTTCAGCTACAGTGAACTGATATACTGCAAACACATCCCACATTCATGCCTCTTTAATTCTGCTTATTGTGCCAAAAAATACCTCACTTCCTATCTGGCTGACATATTCAAGGATTACTTCCTTGAGAAAGTATTCCTAGTAGGTACCATGGCTGTTATAAGCAGCGTCAGATGTCTCTACTCTGTTTCAAAAGCACAAACTTTGTGCTTGGTACTTTGACATCATGCGTATGCCTGTCACCTTCCAAAGGCTTCTTCATCTCTGTAGCACCTGTCTGGCTTTCTAAACTATTTTACTTAAGCAGCCCTAACAGCAGGTGAGATTAATCTTATGCCCACAGGCACCTGAGAATACGGTTCAAGCACAAAACTTTCTTGAAGTCTTATTTTAGGGGTTAAactcttttgtatattttaatcttGCATGTTTGCTTTATTATAAAAGCACTGCTTTAAACTGTttacctcattaaaactgacatACCTGATGAGAGTTCAACAAGCTGATTCTGTGCCTTCAATAACCTTGAGGCTAGGAGAGTCTTATACCCATCTGAGAAACAAGACCCTAATACTCAAGCGTCCAAATGGCTATATAACTGCAAATGGTTCTCCTTTTGGAAAGTACAGTATAGTGGAAATATTACAGATTTGGAAGTCATGGGGATCTGGGTTGCCaagagaagaatggaaagaatcagtgggaatttgccatgAGAAGTCTCTAAGTATATCAGATAAACTTTCCCATCTCACCTTCCTTTCCAGTCTCACACTACTGCTTTAGTTTGGGTCTTATCCCTCGTTTCAGACCTTCAAGAGGTCTTGCTTCTCGTCTCTTCCACATTAGCTCTTAAAGCTCAAATACATTTCATACTTTTGCTGTTCCAGTATCTGCAATGGCCTCTGTTAGGCACTCTCCTCAGCCTGGCAATCAAACACACCCTTTCTAATTGTGTCTTCTTTACACTCCAGATCTCAAATACTCAAACTTCACTTGAATGGGATTATAAAGTCACTTGTAGTGACTAccttctctcctctttccaaACTGTTTTACAAAACTGGACTACTCTGTCCTCTGAAATGAAACTCTCATTGAATATAAAGCCTTATATAGGTTCAAGGAGAATTCAGAGTAACAGTAGTAGTATTATTCTACTCTTAGAGTAGCTTGGGTTTTTGTGACAGCTATTTTCCCTGATCTCTAAGATGGATTTTCATTTGCCTTATTTTTTAGTGAACTCCTATAAGATAGAGCTGTTTTAAATCTCCTACTAGATACATAGGATGTTTCCTCTAAGTTTAAGTTCCAACACCTTTACTGCTACTAAAATACATATTCAACATGGAATAATACCTGACTTGCCTAAGAATGTATATCCCACTTTGTTTCAGCTGCACCAACAATTCATATATTACCTGAGCAAAAACATATTTCATATAGTAAGGTATTCTTTCCACTTAATACCCCTGCTCCAATAGTTTTCACCTAATCTTTTGCTATTTAgtgggaaaggaaaacaaaaacaagccgACTTACTATCCAAGAGCCTCTCATCATGAAGTTCATGAGAGCAGGAGTTCTGCTCACTGCCACGGCAGACAAGGCTGTTAAGCCAATACTCCCTGCTAAGTACATGTAAGTGGAGTGAATTCTATCCTTCACATACTGAGGCCAGATTCTGTAAGAAACACAACATGGTTAATTTACAGGATTATGAATGGGAATCTTGGTTGAATCATTTACTGGCTGGGAGACCTGGATAATTTAGAGCATTTTATTGCTGTAAATTTTATTCCATTATCTAGGAAATAATGATGTGTATGTTGGAGTTAtgataaaaagtaacaaaatatatataagtgCTTGGCATACATACAAGACAACACATTTTCTCCTTACTTAAACACATATAACTGTGGTAAAGATTTCTATTTACTTTGAATAAATAGATGCCAAGGAAATAGATTGTTTTTATTCATGTATATCTCCACACAGTTGGAACACTGGACATAAAAGATtccaaaagtggaaaaaaataaagatgagaagaaaacTGGAAGCTTTAAGGCTAGAATTGTTTGGGAACAATTTACTTACACAGCTTTCTCAATAGCTCCAATCTCATTAGACATTCCCAATCCATAGTAGCACAAAGCTCCAAGACCAACTGCGGCCCCTCCAGCTATAAACCATCTCCCCATCTGATCAACTGCAGAACACAGGAGGAGATACACATTAATACTGTTGTTCTTGACTAACATGACCAGACTTACTTAATCTGTAATTTCACTCTAACAAAATATGAGGACGCACTGTTATCTGCAGATGCAGGGGTACTTCTGTGATACACACTATTTCATTCATAAGAGATGTATATTCTCATGGCACTCTGAGAAATTAAAGATAACATTTTCAGTCAAATGTTATACAGTACTATTAACAAAgatgatcaagaaaaaaagaaccaaagaaaaatgtaattagtGTTTATGCAGCTAAATCAAGGGAGAGGGTGCTCTTGTTTTCAAGAGTACTGAGAAAGAAACAATTTATCAACTCTTAACTGGATGGAGATATTAACAAAGAGCCTCTTACTCCCTTTAGTCAAAGTCTGTTCACTAAGAATGTTACTATGCGCTGAGATGACTCATATAATTTGGTTTCTAGGGCCAACTGACCAATAGAAATGCCCCAAGGAATGCCAAGTAGGGCTCTCTCCCATTTGCATACAGATGGTCCCCAACTGAAGATTTTTCAACTTTACAAAGATGCAAAAACAATATGCATTCAAGTAGAAACtgcactttaaattttttattttgatcttttcctgagTTACTGATAGGCAATATAATAGTTTCCTGTGATGCAGGACAGTGATAGTAAGCCATAGTGCCCAGTCAGCCAGTTGATTGTGTGGGTAGACAACCCATACACTTACAACCATTCTGTACTCACCCAACAAGTCTGTTTTTCACCTTCAGGATTCAACAAACCACAGGAAGGAGTCAACACTTTATAAAATAGTTTAGCCCAACTTTAGGCAAATGTTATGTATTCTCAACACatttaaggtaggctaggctaagcTATGATATTCGGAAGGTTAGGTATATTAAGTGTATCCTGAACTTCAGAGCATCTTCAACTTATGACGGGTTTATCAAGATGTAACCCCATTTTAAGTCAGGGAAGATAGGTAATAACCTTTCGCAAGGGTGTTAAGTAGTGTTTTTTGACTTTGGGTAGATGACCAATCAAGATTCTGAGGTTGCAAAGCTGAAAGCCAAGCTGTGGACTGAGCTGACTTCATTAAGGTATTGTTTCCTGAGAGGCCCTAAATGGgcccttcttttttttattaacacCTATGTTTTGGTGATTTACTCCTGGCCTGAAGTACATACAAATATTATGTCTGAGTAAGAGTCTACACAACTTCAAATGACTTCATTAACAGATTATAACTTTCAGATTATAGCATAATAACTAAtaacccttttaaaaaaaatggtgaaagaaatttttttctgggaGAAACCTGACTGGGAACCACTGAGCCCAGAGCCAAGTAGCAATCTTTGCAGGGTCATCAGATCCCTGAGGATGATTGCCCTTCCTCTCACAAGATGCACATATATACAGGTTTGCATACATTTTAAGGAGGTTGTTCATGGGCCTCTTGAAAGAGTTTACTAAAGGTTGCCacctacttttaaatattttttccaccgATGGTTCCAAAGCTGCCTCCTTGAGTTCTTGGGTTGTTTTTCCACGTCGAAACCCAATTCTTGTCCTGGTGGCATATTCCtgacataaatgaaaacaaaaatacataccACCTACATAAAAGAATGTTAACAATAAAACAGAGGATCTTGACACTCTATAGATAACTCTGTAAAAAGTAACTTGATACTTTCTATGTGTGAACTTCACTATGAATGCAGCTTagctaatctttaaaaaattaaatgtagatCCTACCTGTACTCTAGGCTTTGAAGTGATTCACTAATTCATTACATTTCTAACTTCTCAGTTCAAGTTTCAGAATTACTTATTTCATAAACTACGAATTTTATTTATACCTCTAGACTTACCATTTTAAACACTAACTTTTAAAAGATATGCATTCAGTAAGTGTTAACTACatttctcttctggaaaatggGCTCAATTCTTCCCTCAACACAAAGTCAAAGGGAGAGAGGACTTCTACCTGTATTTCAGCTTTTTCAACAGTGAAACAgttaatttaagaagaaaaaagttgtTTCTCTTAGCTTCTGTACATTTCCATCTacctcacattttaaaatttatactccTAATCTGAATGCTAGAGCAGAAATCTAGTATAAAAGGAAATGGATTTCTCTCTAAcctggcagattttattttaccaCTCTCTAAGCAAGAGCTGAAATGACATGGTTAGCAACTGGCCAGCTGGTAATATTCCCAGGGTCTTAAGCTTTTGACAACAGGATCCACCATTTCTTTGTTGAACCATATAGCTCTCAATCCTTCACAAATTACTCTAAATTCTCTGAATGAGAAGCTCCAAGAGCTGTAAGTAAAGGAGAAGTTACAGgggttctttttcatatttgatGAGGATGGAACAGAATGGTAAGAACCCTATAGGGAGAAAGTGCTGATTTGGGGCTTTTTCAGGGTTGTTTCAGTTAATCACTAATGATAAAGTAGGGAGCTTCATGctttgtctaaaaaaaaaaaaaaaaaaagacagacaatataaaaatattatctttacCCTGCTGGGTGTTAAAAGCCATTGATTCTTCGTGATGGAATTCTTCACAACAGGGGAGGCCTTGGTGAAAGTTGGGTGGAAAACCCTGGAAGGTAGTGCTCGGAGACACACAAGTCTTGCGGCCAGCATGGTGGTGTACCAGGTTTACCAAGCAGATCTGAAATGCTAGAGACAGACAAAAATAACCCATTAACCAACTGAAGGAAGGACGCAGAAGCGATAAAAGCCAGTCATTTCCTAGTGGAAAAGATCAAgtaaagagacattttaaagcaataataataaatactctGCTTGTTTCTTGTTAGTTCAAGAAATCCATCCCACAAAAAGTTTGAGATAGATCACCAAAATGGGCTTAAATCTCAACAGGAACAGTAACAAGAGAAATTAACTTCTTTGAGTTACGTTGCTAATAGAGAATTAAAAGGGTGTGTGATGGATTTTATAAACGTGGTTTTGGCTGAAGATTTATACCAGTATTCAGTGGGAAATTATAAAAGAGGGCTAATAACAACTTTGAGCAGAGGAAAAATGCCATCCAAATAAGAAATGATTAACTCTTCAAGGTCATATTACTTCTCAAGGCTATAAAAAACATCAGTGGAAACCAAACATGccaaatgttgttgtttagttaagtccaaggggctcttttcagccccatggactgcagcatgccaggctcctctgtcctggatttcccaggcaagaatactggagagtaggctgccatatccttctccagaggatcttccccacccagagactgaacctgaggttcctgcattggtaagcagataTTTcattactgagccacctgggaagcccatgctaaGTATTACTTCCGTtcgaaacaaaacataaaaatattcaagGTACTGAAACCACCTAGGATATATCTTAAAAATGTAGATTTCTAGGTCTAACTCCTGTTCTAATGCTTTAACCCCTAGAAGAAAGACAcaagttatatgtattttaacagGCATCTCAAAAGCTAGGAATCCTTGCTTTTAAATATCTAAGTATATTTCCAGATCTGTCACGGGATCTGCGAGGTGTACAACACTGATAAATATCCTTCGGTAAAATACCATGTCATTCTAGCACTTTCACGCCATTACATCATCTCAGCCTAAAGCTGCTGTGCCTCTCAGTCCTCAACACACCTACACAGGAACGCCAGTTCAGTGGCCTCCAAGGTGGCAATTCTGCTTCTACCATAAGAAAAAAGTGGCCTTGTGCACAGGTTTGTTCTCTTCAACTCAGGGGCCTTAGCTACAAAATGCGTAATGTTACCGAGCCCTTACGCTTCCGTGCACATTCATGAGCTCAGGCGCTTGGTCC
The genomic region above belongs to Cervus canadensis isolate Bull #8, Minnesota chromosome 8, ASM1932006v1, whole genome shotgun sequence and contains:
- the GHITM gene encoding growth hormone-inducible transmembrane protein; translation: MLAARLVCLRALPSRVFHPTFTKASPVVKNSITKNQWLLTPSREYATRTRIGFRRGKTTQELKEAALEPSVEKIFKIDQMGRWFIAGGAAVGLGALCYYGLGMSNEIGAIEKAVIWPQYVKDRIHSTYMYLAGSIGLTALSAVAVSRTPALMNFMMRGSWITIGATFAAMIGAGMLVQSISYEQSPGPKHLAWLLHSGVMGAVVAPLTILGGPLLVRAAWYTAGIVGGLSTVAMCAPSEKFLNMGAPLGVGLGVVFVSSLGSMFLPPTTVAGATLYSVAVYGGLALFSMFLLYDTQKVIKRAEVVPMYGVQKYDPINSMLGIYMDTLNIFMRVATILATGGNRKK